Part of the candidate division KSB1 bacterium genome, AATTAGGAGCAGCAGTTTCGCCGTATGGCATTTAATGTAGTAGCCCGCAACCAGGATAACATACCAAAAATATCTCCTTTTTGATGGACAAAAACGGCGCCTGGCAACTCTCGCCGGCATACGATGTGAATTTATTCATACAACCCGGCAGGTCCCTGGACCAGTAAGCATAAATGTCCATTCCTGGAAAACGGTGACCAATTTATCCGGGACGATCTCAACGGAATTGGTAAAGAGATGAATGTTAAGTCAAGTAATAAAATCATTGACGAGATTGTTGAAATAGAAACGGTCTGGTCAGTTATACAAAAGAAGCTGGTGTGAAAAAATCGCAGATCAAAGAGATCACGAGTATGGATCGCCTTTTGTGAATTAGCAGAACTGTTATTAGTGGCTATGAATTATCCAGGTTTAACAAATATAAATTTTCAAAAATAAATTAAACTAACTAACTAATTACTTATAATTCTTTTCAACAATTCAACCGATTTATAAATGAATAAACATATTCCATAATCACAGAGGATCATTAAATTACTCGCAAAAAATCCTCAAAATGAAAGCATAAATGCATGAAAGTATTAATCGCAGAAGATGATCCGAATACCGTCAAAATTCTAGAGCTTATTTTAAATAAAGTTGGGCACGACATCGTTCTGGCTACAAACGGTAACCAGGCCTGGGAGATATTGCAGCAAGAAGATGCTCCCAAACTAGCGATATTTGATTGGATGATGCCTGGCTTTAGCGGGGTAGAATTATGTAAAAAACTTAGGGCCACTGATGAGCATATTCGCACTTATATTATTTTATTGACTGTCAAAAGTGAAAAGAGTGATGTAATAATCGGATTAAATACCGGAGCAGATGATTATATTACTAAACCATTCAA contains:
- a CDS encoding response regulator, with product MKVLIAEDDPNTVKILELILNKVGHDIVLATNGNQAWEILQQEDAPKLAIFDWMMPGFSGVELCKKLRATDEHIRTYIILLTVKSEKSDVIIGLNTGADDYITKPF